The Geotalea uraniireducens Rf4 genome window below encodes:
- a CDS encoding dihydrolipoamide acetyltransferase family protein — MPYDFKLPDLGEGITEVELRRWLVKEGDRVVEHQGVLEVETDKAVVEVPSPRKGTISRIYRGEGDIAKVGETLLTIAEEGEVPTQASTVPAKSNGIVGVLPEAEEEPEILATPMVRKLARERGVDLRSIRGSGPRGSITPEDLSQAATPRQPEESFGPVERLPLRGVRRTIARNLIASQRNTASVTCTEEADITDLWDLREREQEALEARGTHLTFLPFFIKAAQHALRDHPFLNASIDAEAETIILKKHYHFGIAVETPDGLMVPVIRDVDKKSIIALAEEIQALGKKAHERTIALTDLKGRTFTITNYGHFGGVFATPIINWPDVAILGCGRIVERPWVYRGAIVVRKILPLSLTFDHRVTDGADAALFLAEIVRYLEDPALLFMESV; from the coding sequence ATGCCCTATGATTTCAAACTTCCCGACCTCGGCGAAGGGATCACCGAGGTGGAACTGCGCCGGTGGCTGGTAAAGGAAGGCGACCGGGTTGTCGAGCACCAGGGGGTGCTGGAGGTGGAGACCGATAAGGCGGTGGTGGAAGTCCCTTCGCCGCGTAAGGGGACGATCAGCCGCATTTACCGGGGTGAAGGGGACATTGCCAAGGTCGGCGAGACATTGCTGACCATTGCCGAGGAGGGAGAAGTGCCGACGCAGGCCTCCACTGTGCCGGCGAAATCGAACGGCATCGTCGGCGTTCTGCCAGAGGCGGAGGAAGAACCCGAGATTCTCGCCACCCCCATGGTGCGGAAGCTGGCGCGGGAGCGGGGCGTCGACCTGCGCAGCATTCGGGGCAGCGGTCCGCGTGGCAGCATCACCCCCGAGGACCTGTCGCAGGCTGCAACGCCACGACAGCCTGAAGAGAGCTTTGGTCCGGTCGAGCGGCTACCGCTTCGGGGGGTACGAAGGACCATTGCCCGCAACCTCATTGCCTCGCAGCGAAACACCGCCTCCGTTACCTGCACGGAGGAGGCTGATATTACCGATCTTTGGGACCTGCGTGAGCGGGAACAAGAGGCGCTGGAGGCAAGGGGGACGCATCTGACCTTCCTCCCGTTTTTTATCAAGGCGGCCCAGCATGCCCTCAGGGACCACCCCTTTCTCAACGCATCCATAGATGCCGAAGCAGAAACGATCATCCTCAAGAAGCATTACCACTTCGGCATTGCCGTGGAGACCCCGGACGGGCTGATGGTGCCGGTCATCCGCGATGTGGACAAAAAGAGCATTATCGCCCTGGCGGAGGAGATCCAGGCGCTCGGCAAGAAAGCCCACGAACGGACCATTGCCCTCACCGACTTGAAGGGGCGCACCTTCACCATCACCAACTACGGCCACTTCGGCGGTGTCTTTGCCACCCCGATCATCAACTGGCCAGATGTGGCCATCCTCGGCTGCGGCCGCATCGTCGAACGGCCGTGGGTCTACCGCGGCGCGATCGTTGTCAGGAAGATCCTTCCCCTGTCCCTCACCTTCGATCACCGGGTCACCGATGGCGCCGACGCGGCCCTGTTCCTGGCAGAGATCGTCCGCTATCTGGAAGATCCGGCCCTGCTGTTCATGGAGAGCGTTTGA